Proteins encoded by one window of Enterobacter hormaechei subsp. xiangfangensis:
- a CDS encoding S8 family peptidase has translation MANDRMHLNVRQFVTSERFRSRNTARSTQVAPRDRQTHGEGLRLQYQGILDRYDGIAANREIPVTDDIGIYIEVIGQERIKLPLEKLDNTDFKLCLLKTEGNREVATLFIPEARRWAFLRKVNQYLDPDKDRYKESEDTYYPANHALIASIAEVRFARIRSFWTDEPGLFPDDPQRQVWWELWLKKERNSDPLLIGRQLAERLDAELGSSSLNFFKSVVLLIKCSLNQLERAPELIANLEELRRAKDTPFPIVYSSPFDQAQWVDDISQRFVPNTDANCAVTILDTGINYHHRLLQHVTAGSYSECWHPEWPHYSIQGGIEVQHGSMQAGLIAFGNLLDVSQSRSSVHTPFVIESGRIIPPTGVNPPELYGDITVSTAYKHETERPEYNRVFSLAITSPESSVSGMPSSWSAEIDRFTCGVDEDISRLFVISAGNNRDVRHDSDYWDQVALSPIEDPAQSWNALTVGAYTELSTIDDPAFDGWTAFAMPGDVSPSSRSSVNWSWRKQAPHKPDVVAEGGNHVISPDRTAVDNCSDVSLLTTSGKTAGSAFESHGDTSSACALITRDAALLRTQYPELWPETIRGLIVHSAEWTPRMMMRFGQLCSQHSPSVAKDCLLRTVGHGVPDINRARYSADHALTLIAESELQPFIKESNAAASADPKNNMMNLHQLPWPVTALQLLSPETPVKMRVTLSYFIEPNPGRRGYRSRYSYQSHGLRFTTIRPGQTLENFRSMVNGLAITDDYTGPEGDNEGWFLGPQLRTRGSVHSDRWNGSVAELLDMHTIAVFPVSGWWKYRSGEDRWQNTVKYSLLISIEVPDESVNIYTEVENIVDISVSI, from the coding sequence ATGGCAAATGACAGGATGCATTTGAATGTCAGGCAGTTTGTTACGAGTGAAAGATTTAGGTCAAGAAATACAGCAAGAAGTACTCAAGTCGCTCCCCGGGACAGACAGACTCATGGCGAAGGACTGAGGCTGCAATATCAGGGTATATTAGACCGGTATGATGGTATAGCTGCCAATCGGGAGATACCTGTAACAGATGACATTGGTATTTATATTGAGGTCATTGGTCAGGAACGCATCAAGCTTCCCCTGGAAAAGCTGGATAATACTGATTTCAAACTTTGCCTTCTTAAGACAGAGGGGAACCGTGAAGTCGCAACCCTGTTTATCCCCGAAGCCAGGCGTTGGGCCTTTCTACGAAAAGTAAATCAGTATTTGGACCCTGACAAAGACCGCTATAAAGAAAGTGAAGATACATATTACCCTGCAAATCATGCTTTGATTGCTAGTATTGCTGAAGTAAGGTTTGCACGGATTCGTTCTTTCTGGACCGATGAACCTGGCCTTTTCCCTGATGATCCTCAGAGACAGGTTTGGTGGGAGCTTTGGCTCAAGAAGGAGCGAAACAGCGATCCTCTTCTGATTGGCAGACAGTTAGCAGAAAGACTTGATGCTGAGCTGGGAAGCTCTTCTCTAAATTTCTTTAAATCTGTTGTTCTATTAATCAAATGTTCCCTTAACCAGCTTGAACGTGCCCCTGAACTAATAGCGAATCTCGAAGAGCTCAGGAGAGCAAAAGATACCCCGTTCCCTATTGTCTACTCTTCCCCTTTCGATCAAGCTCAGTGGGTCGATGATATTTCCCAACGTTTCGTGCCTAATACCGATGCTAATTGCGCGGTTACAATACTTGATACTGGGATCAATTATCATCATCGGCTTCTGCAGCATGTCACCGCTGGCAGCTACTCAGAATGCTGGCACCCTGAGTGGCCGCATTACTCTATTCAAGGCGGCATTGAAGTCCAGCATGGTTCTATGCAGGCAGGTCTGATTGCCTTTGGCAATCTGCTTGATGTCAGCCAGAGTCGCTCATCTGTACATACGCCATTCGTTATCGAATCAGGGAGAATCATCCCTCCTACAGGAGTAAATCCTCCTGAGCTCTACGGCGATATTACTGTGAGCACAGCTTACAAACATGAAACTGAACGGCCAGAGTATAACCGGGTTTTTAGCCTAGCGATTACTTCACCTGAAAGTTCTGTCAGCGGGATGCCATCTTCTTGGTCTGCAGAAATCGATCGTTTTACATGTGGTGTTGACGAAGATATCAGTAGGTTATTCGTTATCTCCGCAGGTAACAACCGTGATGTCAGACATGACTCAGATTACTGGGATCAGGTTGCCCTTTCGCCCATCGAAGATCCTGCGCAATCCTGGAATGCGCTTACCGTTGGTGCTTATACAGAGTTGTCTACAATTGATGACCCAGCTTTTGATGGCTGGACAGCATTTGCAATGCCTGGAGATGTTTCTCCATCAAGCCGATCTTCTGTGAACTGGTCATGGCGAAAACAGGCTCCTCATAAACCTGATGTCGTTGCCGAGGGTGGAAATCATGTTATTTCTCCCGACAGGACTGCGGTTGATAACTGCTCTGATGTATCTTTGCTTACAACATCGGGTAAAACGGCAGGTTCTGCTTTTGAAAGTCATGGGGACACAAGTTCTGCATGTGCGCTGATAACCAGAGATGCAGCTCTTCTGCGCACACAATACCCGGAGCTATGGCCTGAGACTATTCGAGGCTTGATTGTTCATTCAGCAGAATGGACACCCCGGATGATGATGCGTTTTGGACAGCTATGCAGTCAGCATTCTCCGAGTGTGGCAAAAGATTGCCTTCTGCGTACTGTAGGCCACGGTGTTCCTGATATTAATCGGGCAAGATATAGCGCTGATCACGCTCTGACATTGATAGCTGAAAGCGAGCTACAGCCGTTCATCAAAGAAAGCAATGCGGCTGCATCGGCTGATCCAAAAAACAACATGATGAATCTGCATCAATTGCCATGGCCTGTAACTGCTTTACAATTACTTTCACCGGAAACTCCGGTGAAAATGCGAGTTACGCTTTCATACTTCATCGAACCTAATCCAGGCCGTCGTGGGTATCGGTCAAGATACAGCTACCAATCTCATGGGCTGCGATTTACCACCATACGTCCAGGGCAGACCTTGGAAAACTTTCGATCTATGGTTAATGGATTAGCGATAACAGACGATTATACTGGTCCGGAGGGTGATAATGAGGGATGGTTCCTTGGCCCACAATTAAGAACAAGAGGTTCCGTGCACTCAGACCGGTGGAATGGTTCGGTAGCTGAACTTCTCGACATGCATACCATTGCTGTATTCCCGGTAAGTGGGTGGTGGAAGTATCGCTCAGGTGAAGATCGCTGGCAAAATACCGTAAAGTACTCATTGTTGATTAGCATTGAAGTACCAGACGAGTCTGTAAATATCTATACTGAAGTTGAGAATATAGTCGATATCTCTGTCTCTATTTAA
- a CDS encoding recombinase family protein — translation MNQKIGYLRTLAGKFNTENQRENLESVGCNLIVEDKENEPQPISLCLDLLKPGDVLIVTSLEMLGRNLVDVLKAITSITERDASLISLSESLDSSSESGEPLVRMCHLLMGCQQAFVREKNQKGLTASRVRGRLGGRKKKLSQKDIIQIKELLSRPESSVSDVAKKYGVSRTTIYKYVGVIVPEHAL, via the coding sequence ATGAATCAAAAAATCGGCTATCTGAGAACATTAGCGGGGAAATTTAATACGGAAAATCAGCGCGAAAACCTGGAATCCGTAGGCTGTAATTTGATCGTCGAAGATAAAGAAAACGAACCTCAGCCCATCAGTTTATGCCTGGATCTTCTTAAGCCCGGAGATGTGCTGATTGTAACCAGCCTTGAAATGTTGGGACGTAACCTTGTCGATGTACTTAAGGCCATAACTTCCATCACCGAGCGGGATGCATCCCTGATCAGTCTCAGTGAAAGCCTTGACTCATCTAGTGAATCAGGGGAACCGCTGGTCAGAATGTGCCATTTACTTATGGGGTGTCAGCAAGCCTTCGTTCGAGAAAAAAACCAGAAAGGACTTACGGCCAGCAGGGTAAGAGGCCGCCTTGGTGGGCGAAAAAAGAAATTGAGTCAGAAAGATATTATTCAAATCAAAGAATTATTAAGCCGCCCTGAAAGTAGTGTGAGTGATGTTGCAAAAAAGTACGGCGTTTCCAGAACGACGATCTACAAATATGTTGGGGTTATCGTTCCAGAACATGCGCTTTAG
- a CDS encoding AAA family ATPase, translated as MATAEQFKALLKSHAEGDEARFYSIALQVAAKEARQGHSKLANDIKQIVEKSQKNDEKTSHLTTAKTLQFVHQPKSELQGLLELTPSDVHVEELVLSSDVKERLEKVVTEQRQSDKLKRFGLVPRRKLLFTGPPGTGKTMSALMLATELRLPLYTIVLDSLITRYMGETAAKLRLIFDHIRQTRAVYLFDEFDAIGTQRGASNDVGEIRRVLNSFLIFVEQDYSESVIVAATNHPELLDQALYRRFDDIIQFERPQEAQIVMLMKNRLSLFDINHLDWEAITTEALGLSSAEITRSCDDAAKDAVIYFDGKLETSVIVKALARRHKGGGANRE; from the coding sequence ATGGCAACTGCAGAACAGTTTAAAGCGCTTTTAAAGAGCCACGCTGAAGGTGATGAAGCGCGCTTTTACTCTATTGCTCTCCAGGTAGCAGCTAAAGAAGCACGTCAGGGTCACAGTAAACTCGCCAATGACATTAAGCAAATCGTTGAAAAGTCACAAAAAAACGATGAAAAAACGAGTCACTTGACGACAGCAAAAACACTTCAATTTGTACATCAGCCAAAAAGCGAACTTCAGGGCTTGCTGGAACTGACGCCCAGCGATGTGCATGTTGAGGAGCTGGTGTTATCTTCTGATGTCAAAGAGCGACTGGAGAAAGTCGTTACTGAGCAACGACAGTCAGATAAGTTGAAACGCTTCGGATTAGTGCCACGGCGTAAACTCCTCTTTACCGGACCACCCGGAACAGGTAAAACAATGTCAGCTCTCATGCTGGCTACTGAACTTCGTTTGCCGCTTTATACCATAGTCCTGGATAGCCTTATTACACGTTATATGGGAGAAACTGCGGCAAAATTACGTCTTATCTTTGATCATATAAGACAGACCCGGGCGGTATATCTGTTCGATGAATTTGACGCGATTGGCACACAACGTGGTGCATCAAATGATGTGGGCGAAATCAGAAGGGTATTGAATTCCTTTCTGATATTTGTAGAGCAGGATTATTCAGAAAGCGTAATCGTTGCAGCAACAAACCACCCGGAACTACTTGACCAGGCTCTTTATCGCCGTTTCGACGATATTATCCAGTTCGAGAGGCCACAAGAAGCACAGATTGTCATGTTGATGAAAAATCGACTTTCCTTGTTCGATATTAACCATCTTGACTGGGAAGCAATCACAACGGAGGCTTTGGGCCTGAGTTCTGCCGAAATTACGCGTTCCTGTGATGATGCTGCAAAAGATGCCGTTATATATTTTGACGGAAAACTTGAAACGTCGGTGATCGTCAAAGCCCTCGCCAGAAGACATAAAGGGGGTGGCGCAAACCGGGAATAA
- a CDS encoding glycosyltransferase, with protein sequence MKNKIDVSVIIPAYNAATTIGCLINKILSETRVAIELIVIDDGSTDETGNVLRQIHDDRLILIEQANQGVYAARNAALDIHRGEWVIFLDADDDIADGIIEKRWKVAITSQADVVIFNGWHSDADQQRRAVHRKQPYATTLSGHEWIRYCVTRREWPHYLWLQMVRSSYIKQHSLHFQPGKSHKDILWTVHLAACNGFFCVSDIKDYIYISNTASITHRSDYYDVRVMSYIDVIAEIIRLAIQEKNKKIKVFLLRHALVEARHFLGLYRNRVGNKSGVKTCFKAHISFASLVRGISSFSDVFFFIKLVGKLF encoded by the coding sequence ATGAAGAATAAAATCGATGTCAGCGTCATCATCCCTGCTTACAACGCCGCAACGACTATTGGTTGTCTGATCAATAAAATCCTCAGTGAAACCCGCGTGGCTATTGAGCTTATCGTTATCGATGATGGTTCTACTGATGAAACAGGCAATGTTCTTCGTCAAATCCACGATGACCGACTCATTCTCATCGAACAGGCCAATCAGGGTGTCTACGCGGCCCGCAATGCGGCACTAGACATTCATCGGGGAGAGTGGGTGATTTTCCTCGATGCAGATGATGATATTGCCGACGGAATCATTGAAAAACGATGGAAAGTAGCTATTACGTCGCAAGCCGACGTCGTGATCTTTAATGGCTGGCATTCTGACGCTGATCAACAACGAAGAGCAGTCCACCGAAAGCAGCCCTATGCGACAACTCTATCAGGCCATGAGTGGATCAGATACTGCGTTACCCGCCGTGAATGGCCGCATTACCTGTGGCTGCAAATGGTAAGATCATCCTATATCAAACAGCATTCACTGCACTTCCAGCCCGGCAAGAGCCATAAAGACATTCTGTGGACGGTACACCTCGCCGCTTGCAACGGTTTTTTCTGCGTGTCGGACATTAAGGATTATATCTACATCAGCAATACAGCCTCTATCACACACCGGTCAGATTATTACGATGTTCGTGTAATGAGCTATATCGACGTGATCGCGGAAATCATCCGGTTAGCGATACAAGAGAAAAACAAAAAAATAAAGGTGTTTTTGCTCAGACATGCGCTGGTGGAAGCACGTCATTTTTTGGGATTATATCGCAATCGCGTCGGAAATAAATCTGGAGTAAAAACTTGCTTCAAAGCTCACATCTCGTTCGCCAGTTTAGTCAGGGGCATCAGTAGTTTTAGCGATGTGTTTTTCTTTATCAAGCTGGTGGGTAAGCTGTTCTGA